One Plasmodium berghei ANKA genome assembly, chromosome: 13 genomic region harbors:
- a CDS encoding CLASP domain-containing protein, putative, protein MPTLGHSKYRESISTFIDDTINYKRKSIDEQDDYSIVEDLLYLKNEGNKELHNATNGNLYHNLELESSRNNGINIKLNKDNRFIENKNINEVNNVKNYKNHIDNNDYTFESPLNELQRYQLTLLKKRNPSNPKLPKEIEENNKTNNTINLQHSEKYKDKNNKDLVNDIDISVKKSTVDLNNIKGLKIQEKPILSNLITNKNDNNNHLSFSEMYETPVCDNNLSNSWKNINIENEKKMKYEHFISSNEKIKGPFEIKKNNDIRQDNMLEYCDIIKKRNIKNERSNIEDIENNSMSKDIKKYNNSNNIKINERYKKINETSLDEMGVKKRDINGMNNNYENCIIQMKNKKNNGDKFLDEHYDENKKSILYDSLHKNTIKEISKNGYKMENNYAMPTRDKYYKGMLEECDSKGQETRNIIYTNQNLRNNSNINNNKYRENQNRNTSNKINNDLSVSYKSDQNIIMNNYNKAKNKIKVEEHIEPHTLNEDLNISIKKNSAYKKALVDDTAYIQDDPEIKIVNKNKAHIHNLSSSGYRNVSKHTTKSLNHSVNVDTNIQDNNYLNVKEKNSQSEKKRTSISRNVTPNKSGKNGSVCSKIKNDNTMTYLTYEDIKDFEFELSIDNINDMITKLLEITKDQEWKQQIENLINLRTILKYHDTLFFNNFIKDLRKICRSIVELLNSPRSCVSKNALLCLTEFYSIGKKKMDNTLDDVVMPCLKKAFQTSNDFLSNAANNSLLSICNSCSESKLISYFVKIITSKQKTYNLICLKCLIAVIIKFEENISKYKEINKLIEALLECTSVGSAEIKCTARVALVVLDNICPIQPISSKLHIFPEKVKKIINLIDRTSENEIDSVLGKIKFN, encoded by the exons atgccTACTTTAGGACACAGCAAATATAGAGAAAGTATAAGTACATTTATAGACg ACACTATAAATTATAAGAGAAAATCAATCGATGAACAAGATGACTACTCAATTGTTGAAGATTTGCTTTATCTAAAAAATGAAGGAAATAAAGAATTACACAATGCTACAAATGGAAACctttatcataatttaGAATTAGAGTCATCTCGTAACAAtggaataaatattaaattgaATAAAGATAACCGatttatagaaaataaaaatattaatgaagtaaataatgttaaaaattataaaaaccATATCGATAACAACGATTATACTTTCGAATCCCCTTTAAACGAACTT CAAAGATACCAACTTACATTActcaaaaaaagaaatccATCTAATCCTAAATTGCCAAAAGAaatagaagaaaataataaaaccaataatacaataaatCTCCAACATTCCGAAAAATacaaagataaaaataataaggaTTTGGTGAATGATATAGATATAAgtgttaaaaaaagtacagtcgatttaaataatataaaaggGCTAAAAATTCAGGAAAAGCCCATATTATCAAACTTGATAAcgaataaaaatgataataacaATCATTTGAGTTTTAGCGAAATGTATGAAACCCCAGTATGTGATAACAATCTTTCTAACTCttggaaaaatattaatatcgaaaatgaaaaaaagatgaaatacgaacattttataagtagcaatgaaaaaattaagggtccatttgaaataaaaaagaataacGATATTAGACAGGATAATATGTTAGAATATTgtgatataattaaaaaaagaaatataaaaaatgaaagatCGAATATTGAagatatagaaaataattccaTGAGCAAAGacataaagaaatataataatagtaataatatcaAAATCAATGAAcggtataaaaaaataaatgaaaccTCACTAGATGAAATGGGTGTTAAAAAGAGAGATATTAACGGCATGAATAacaattatgaaaattgcattatacaaatgaaaaataaaaaaaataatggagATAAATTCTTAGATGAACattatgatgaaaataaaaaaagcattttatatgatagtttacacaaaaatacaataaaagaaatatcaaaaaatggatataaaatggaaaataattatgcaATGCCAACGAGagataaatattataaaggCATGCTAGAAGAATGTGATAGTAAGGGTCAAGAAACTAgaaacattatatataccaaTCAAAACCTTAGAAACAATAgcaatattaataataacaaatatagAGAAAATCAGAATAGAAACACcagtaataaaataaacaatgaTCTATCTGTATCATATAAAAGTGATCAGAATATTATCatgaataattataataaagcaaaaaacaaaataaaagttgAAGAGCATATCGAGCCACATACTTTAAATGAagatttaaatatttctatcaaaaaaaatagtgcatataaaaaagcGTTGGTCGATGATACTGCATATATTCAGGATGATcctgaaataaaaattgtaaacaaaaataaagcaCACATCCATAACTTAAGTAGCAGTGGATATCGAAATGTAAGTAAACATACAACAAAATCTTTGAATCATAGTGTGAATGTTGATACTAATATACAAGATAATAACTACCTAAATGttaaggaaaaaaatagccaaagtgaaaaaaaacgaacTAGTATATCACGTAATGTAACCCCAAATAAAAGTGGAAAAAATGGAAGTGTAtgttcaaaaataaaaaatgataatacaATGACATATCTTACATATGAAGATATAAAAGATTTTGAATTTGAATTAAGtattgataatataaatgatatgaTAACAAAATTACTTGAAATTACAAAAGATCAAGAGTGGAAACAACaaatagaaaatttaattaatcttcgaactattttaaaatatcatgatacattattttttaataattttataaaagacttaagaaaaatatgtagATCAATAGTAGAATTATTAAACAGTCCTAGATCCTGTGTATCAAAAAATGCATTATTATGTTTAACTGAATTTTATTCTAtagggaaaaaaaaaatggacaATACATTAGATGATGTTGTTATGCCATGTTTAAAGAAAGCATTTCAAACATCTAATGATTTTTTAAGTAATGCTGCAAATAATTCATTGTTATCTATTTGTAATTCCTGTAGTGAAAGCAAACttatttcttattttgTCAAGATAATAACATC aaaacAGAAAACTTACAATCTTATATGTTTAAAGTGCCTAATTGctgttattattaaatttgaaGAAAACATTTCAAAGTATAAGGAGATTAATAAGTTAATCGAGGCACTTCTAGAG TGTACATCTGTTGGAAGTGctgaaataaaatgtacAGCAAGAGTAGCGCTGGTCGTTCTAGACAA CATATGCCCAATTCAACCTATTAGCTCCAAATTGCATATTTTCCCCGAAAAGGTGAAAAAG ATAATAAATCTGATTGACCGAACATCCGAAAATGAAATCGATTCAGTGTTGGGGAAAATTAagtttaattaa